From the genome of Gryllotalpicola protaetiae:
AAGCGCCCCGCCGCAGGAGTGGGCCGACTGGATCGCGGTGTCGCACGCGGGATGACCCGATGCGCGCCATCTGCGCGCCGCGGTCGCGTCGGCTGCGCAACGTGTAGGTAGAGGGGTTCGGTTCCTCGGGCCTCCAAACTAGAAGGGAAAGACCGATGAGCACACGCGTACCCATCACCATCGAGGGCAATCTCGTCGCCGATCCGACGTTCGCAGAGTCCACGAACGGCACCAAGCTCGCCAAGTTCACCGTGGCGGTCACCGACCGCAAGCTCGAGGACGGGAAGTGGGTCGACGGCGAGACCCAGTTCCACCGCGTCACGGCATTCGGGCGCCTGGCCGAGAACGTCCGGGCGAGCCTCACAAAGGGCGACAGCGTCCTCGTCAGCGGCAACCTCGAGTTCCGCCACTGGGTCGACGAGCACACCGGCGAGGCTCGCTCGTCGACCGAAGTGGTCGCTGACGCCGTGGGTCCGTCGCTGCGCTACAACCGCGTCGAGGTCGCCCGCCGGCCCAGCATCGACGGCGCTGCGCCGGCGGGACCCGTGCTCCAGCCGCCGCCGTCGCCCGGCGCATCCGCCTCGGTGGCGCAGTAGATGGGATAGAGGAAGCCGATCATGACCGAAGAGGACGGGCCGCGTGGCATCGTCACTGACGCAGACACGGCGTACGAGGCGATCCGCGCGATCAACCACGCCACGATCTGGAGCGGTGGCATCCCAGCTCCAACGATCTACAGCGTGCTCGGCAACCTCAAAACTGCAATCGGATTCGGCACCGAACAGGCCCTCGGCCAACTGGCCGACCGCCTCGTCGACTCCTTGGACGAATACGACGTCATCGAGGACAGCGGAGGAAACCCCGCCGAGAGCGTCGCAGCTGCCGTCGATCACCTGCGCGCCGCTGCTGCCCTTGCTGGGCAGATCGGCAATCACGTGTCCGCTGCGCAGAACGCAATCGCGGGTCAAGGACATCGCGGCCGGATTGACGCCGGCAGGAGTTAGCTCGATTCGGCTGATCTACTGACGCCGAGACCTTGTGGCGTACCGCGCACACTCCTAATCTGAACGGGCCGCTGGGACCTCCAAAATCGCCTGTCGGACACGACCGCGCATCAAAGCCGATCCCCCTTGATGCGACTCGGGGCCCCAGCCCCGCTCGTCGTCGTGCAATTGCTGGACATTCCACGGTAATCGCCCACCGGAAAGTGCTCTGAGGTTGTGCATGGCACCAATGACTGCACCAGGATCCGTCTTCACTATCATCCCGACACGCTGGCTGCTCATTCCGGGGCTTCGGTGACCCGCGTCCCAAGCTGAATCGCCCAGGGGCGACCTCGTGTAAGCAACGGCGCTTGGCGGCCACCTCCGCGGATCGCGATTTACCTGTGCCGCTCTTCGACTTGGGCGGCGAGGCTAGAGATCGCTGGACGATGCGCGCGGCGGCGCACGGACGCATAGACGACATCACAAGAGGTCAAAGTGGGCGAAAAGCACATCGATGCGGGCAGCGTCCGACTGCTCCGTACGGGTCATCGGGTGCGGCGGGATGTAGGTGTCCTCGATGTCTGGCCGACGGAGGATCTCATCGTGCGCCTCCGCCCAGAGTGAACCCGAGCAGTCGACCCCGAGATCCTCGGCGAGCGTCTCCAACTCGGCGAAGACGTCCTCGTCCAGAATCTCATCTGGCACCATTAGCTTGTAGTTCACCCACGTTTCGAACAGCGCAGCGATCGTTTCCCGCGGTGTCGTGATGAGTCCTGGCTCGTCCTCAAGGCAGTCGCCGATGGAGCGCCAGTCGTCTGCTGAATCGGCCGCGTAGACAAGCGCATCGGCGGCAGCGGCGATCTCACGGTCACGCTCGGGGACTTCGGCCAAGAGTTCGAGAGCCACTTCCATGTCGCCGACCGTTCCGCTCTGCCACCGCTTTACGGCCGCCTGCCACATCTGCTTCAACCACGTGTCGTAGGTCGGATTCGGAGTACTGAGTTCCCGGCCGACCATGACGGCGAACTGAACTCGCACCTCCGGGCTGATGCGCCAGAAGTGGACTGCGCGTCGGTTCGGCCGGAAGCGCTCACCATCGGCTGGGTGAATCGAGAAGCAGCGCACGATGGCCGCGCACAGCGCGGATTCGAGTGCTACGCGTTGCGCCGGCTCCGCGGCGAGCATGACCGCCGCGCGAAGCCAGTCGAGCTGTTCGAAGTATGTTGTCTCGTTAATCAAGAGCAACGCGTCGCGAGGGTTCTGGCGCAGCCACGAGGCAGCGAAGTCCGCCACGGATGGGTTGATCAATGAGACGGACACCGCCGGGGCGTACTCGTCCTTGTGGGATTCGAGGAACGCATCATCGAGAACTCGCAGCGCAGAATGCAGCGCTCCGTGTGCCAGTTCTCGACCTCGGCTCGTCGCTAGACGCTGCAGCGCGGGCTCGAGTTCGGACGGGTGCACGGAGTAAGGAAAGGAGCTGACGAGGAGGACGATGTCCCGGCAGTCGGCGTCAAGTTCGTGTTCGAACGCGTGAGCCCAGATCCTGTCCGGGTGGTCAAGCAGCTCTATTGCCCGGTCCAGAGTCGTCTCTTGTTCAGCGGACTCCTCTGTCGCGCGGGCGATGTGCTCGATGAGGCGTGGGGTGTAGTTGGGGTGATCGACGATGCGAAGGTACGCGGAGTCGGCGACAAGAGACGTCAACTCCCCTCGTGCGCGCAAAGGCGAGAACCAGAGGTGGTTGTAGAGGATTTGTGCTCGTTCGTAGCGCGTATAAGCGCTGAGTTCGAGCAGCAGCGTGTGAATCGGGACTTCCGCGGCGTCGAGTGCCTCATACCAGGAGAGGGCCTGGTTCAGGATGTGCTCGCGAGTCGTAAGGATGAACAACGAGTTCGCCGAGGCGCGGCAGGAGCGCATGAAGGAGGCCAGGCGCCTGTCTTCGTTTTTCGTCAGGCGCGAGTGAAGGAAGTTGGAGCCGAGGAAGTCGTCGTAGACGAAGATCTGCTTGCGCGTCGTGTCGAGGACCTCGAATCCCTCACTCACGTCGGAGGACAGTTCCACGGGCTCGTAGCCGGCGGCGACGGCGTCGGCCACAAGCATTCGCGCGAGCGTGGTCTTTCCGATTCCCGGCGGCCCGGAGATAACGAGGACGCGTTCTGTGTTCAGACGGTCGTGGGCCGTGTTGAAGGCGCCGGTGTCTACGAGGAGCGGCAGGTCTCGTCGAATGTCCTCCAGCAGCGCCCGGCTGCGCTGCCACGTTCCGGAGTGGATGACTTGTTCCAACTGCGCCCGACTGCTGAGCCAGAGCTTGAGATGCGCGCGCTCCACCTCGGGGTGCTGATTCAGCAGGAGCTCCAGGTCGTCTTCCCCGAGAATCTGGTCGTCGCGCGCGATCCACGGGGAGAGAGTGGCACGCAAGGTGTGCTTGTTGCCGGCGGTGAGGCGGCGCGACGTCACCAATCTGTAGCTATCCGGACTAGGGAGTAGCCGCGCGACCTTGGCCGCCTCGGATCTCGCGGCGGCGTTCAGCTGCGGAAACGTGCTGTCTGCCATCTGCTTGCACTGGACAATGTGGAGACGCTCATCCGCGTCCAATCGGCGGAGATCGACACCGAGGTCAGGGCCGCGGGCGAAGACCTCATACTGATGGCCCGACTCGGCGCGCAGAAGATCGGCAACCAGCAGCTCGAAGTCGTGATCAGAAAGATTGCGATAGTTTCTCAAGACTGTCCCCGCCGCCGAAGTACCGATACAGGCACGATCCTTCCGCACCAGTTCACTCGCGCTCGGCATCTACACGTTGGAGACCGGGGCAACCCCTGCGAACGAGCATCCCCAGTGCTGGCCGCGAGGATCCACGTGTACGCATGGTGCTCCGCCTGCATGCCGCCATCGTGCATTTCGCCCAGGACTGGTTCCCCGCTGGTGCGCGCCAGGACCGAGGCTGCCGACTGCGCATGTGCTGACCACTCCCGTGCCCGGCGCCTCATATCGACTCGATGTCGGTAGGTCACGGAAGGCTATCGACTGCGGCGCTCGACTGCCGCACCCGCCCGAACCCGAGGAGCACGCATGAGTATCGAAATCACGCACGTCCGCTATGGCAGCACGGTTAAGACGCACGAGACGATCGTCCGCTACAAGTGGAAAGGCATCGAAGACGGAAAGGTCGGCGAGAACGACAAGCTATCGCTTGTCACCTGGATCGATTCCGAGGGCGGAAAGGCCTTCGTCGGTTCCGGCGCGAACCGCGTCCAGGTGGGTGTCGTCCACCCGACTGTCGGGCAGGCGTATCTGCGCACCCACGCCGACGGCAAGTGGACGAACAACCTCTTGGATCTGCCGACGTTCTGACAACTCGGCGGCGGCCCGGAAGGCGCCATCTTCTGGGCCGCGGCTGCCTCACTTTCTAGCCGCCGAACCGCCGCGCGATGAGGCGCGGCTGAACGGCGTCCTCCTCCGTGTGCTCAGGCGGAGTCTCCGCCGGAGGCTGCCGGAGCGCACTATCCGCGCATAAGCGCGATGCTCACTGCCGAACTAAGCTGTCGGTCCGCGGCGCTCACCAGGGCAGTGCCGCACATAAAGACGGCATGGTGAAATTGCTGAATTGCGAGCAGGTGCGTTGTCTTCGCGCCCGCGCATCGGCGGCGAACTCGTCCAGTACCTGCGCGGGTCAGCGGGGAGCATCCGACCCCGTGTTTGCAGAGTGGGAGGAGCAGGCGCGGTGCGTCGTCGCTTTCACCGAGGAGCACAGAGCGTCGCCGACACGCACGCCATCGGATCGGCAGACATTCGCTCTCGGCGAATGGCTGAAGAAGCAGCGCGTGAGGGCGCGCGAAGGGACTCTGGTGCCGGAACGCCGCCATTGGTTGAACGAGAACCTACCAGGGTGGGAAGGCGCGACATACGACGACCGTTTTCGGGGCTGATTGCCTCGTTGCTGCGTGAAACCGGGGAGTGGCCCACTTCCCGCGCGTGAGCCCCACAGCACCGAATCATCTACCCAGGAATTTGGCGTCAGGAGGGGCATCCCATATGGGCATATGGGGAATGGTCGACAGCGAGGCCACCCGTCAGCCGTATTGTTTCGACGTGAGCTTTACAGCACTGCATCGCGCACTGGGGCTGCCCCCTGGGCCGCTAACCAATGACGTCCTTGATGCCGCCGTATCGGCCCAGGTCGTTGAAACTCACGACCTGGACTGGAAGTCCGAACTCCCGCCCGTCAGCGGGATCTCGCAGACGGACGTGCCCAAGGACGTGGCAGCCATGGCCAACAGCGGCGGCGGCGTGATCATCTACGGGGTTCGCGAGAGTCAGAAAGCGGCGACTGAACGCATCGACGCCGGCGAGTTCACCGAAATCCATGAGCGGGCGTATCGGAGCGCAGCAGTGACTGCGATCTCCCCACCGATCTTCGGGCTCGAGATCCACCGCCTCGGCGAAGACCCACACGCGGTCGCTGTCGTTGTTCCGCCCAGCATCGACGGTCCTCATCTGATCTACAAGAACGATCTCTTCGGAGCTCCGATCCGCAACGACGCCGACACCGCTTGGATGAAGGAGCGACAGATCGAGGCCATGTATCGGGCGCGCTTCGACGAGAGACTGCACGTCACCCAGGCCACTGACTCGCTATACGCCGAAGCGGCTGGCTATCACGACACCAGTGCGCACGCGCTATTCGTTGCCGTCGCCACCCCGCGCATCCCCAACGTTTCCCACCGCCTGTCACGCGACGACGCACGGCGGATCTATCGCGACGCCCAGAAGATCGCCCTCACCTACTCGCGCAACGTCGGAGTACATCCGCTCGAAAAGATCGAGATTCTCAACCCGCGTACCGGCTTGCGGAGGTGGGTCGCAGACACCGCTCCGACCGGAGAAGCCAACTGGCAGGAAGCACGAGCAAGCGTCCACCACGACGGATCGGTGAGCCTCGTCGCCGCAGTCGGCGGTCACCGCAAGACCGCAACCGAATACTTTGGCGGGCACGAGGTCGAAGCGCGGGGCATCGAATGCGCGGTCGCGGACTTCTCGGCTCTCGTGCGTGCCGCCTCATCGGTATCGGACCTCAGCGAGTACGACGTGCGGGTCGGGATCGAATGGTCAGGCATTGGCGACCTCCGGTTCCTCGAGAATGACGCACAGGGAAACGCCTTTGATAGCACGGCGAGAGCGCTCCGCATCTTTTCGCCCGTGCGCACGACTCTGATCGCCTCGGAATCAGCTCGCGACTTTCACGGGCAGGTTTACCAGCTCGCTGAAGATTGCGTGAATCAAGCCGGCATCTCCCACCTGCATGTCCTTGACCCTGTCCCGGAAGAGGAGTGATCTGACGCGTGGCGGCCCATTGGATCGCAGCACCGCGGACTCCGTGAACCGGCCCGCGGATGTTCGTCAGTCGCTGAACGCTTCAGCGCTGGGCACCTTCGGGAAGTTCTCACCCGCAACTCGCGACCTCGCCATTACCGAGCGCCGCGCGTAACCACGATAGACAGGCAGAGCACCCTCAGCCGCAGTCAACTTGTGCCTGCCTTCCGACACCGCCGCCCCGTTGTACAGCAGAGACAGGGCCCATCGGTCGGCTGACTAGTCGACAAGCAAATCGCGCAGAGGCTCGACCCAATCGAAGAAGACACCCGGAACTTCAACCTCGCCTTCGAGGACATCATCGATGTCCCCCGCCGTCAGCCGCCATCGCGCCGTGACGTGTTCCGGGAGGGCTCCATCACCGATAATCGCGAGTACGACCTCGTCGTCCTCGCTCTGATAGTCCTCATCTGGCCGAAGTACCGCCATCGACATCGACAGCTTCGCCGGGCGCTCATTCACGATCCGAGGAACCCCGTCCATATCACGTGCGATCCGGGCGACATTGGCAGCTATTGACAGGCTCGCCAAGTCGTAGCTGTCGGTACCCCACTTGCGCGGCCGATCAGGAAACACCTCGGTCGACGCATCGTCGCGGTCGAGCCATTCCAGCGCGCGGATCTCCCCATCGAATGCAATATCGACGCGCACATCGCGCAGGAAGACCTTGGAGTTGGTGACCCGCAGGCGAATCCCGGCGCCGAGGGATGCTGCCATGCCGGCGATACCCGCGAAGGGATCCGCAGAAGCCCGCTCGCGCCAACGCGCCACCTGCCCTTCGAACTCTTCCTTCGTCCGACGCTCCAGAGAACCGACCGTGCTCAGGATGCCACCGAAAGGCGACGAAGCCGGGGCAGAGATCCGGGCCAGATACTCATCCGCCTGCCGGCCGATCCACTCGGAGAGCAACCCGCTATCCGCTCGGATGACATTGACTGGACCCATCAGTTCGACACGCACCTCGGGAATCCGTGTCTTCACTGCGGTACGCGCGAGCATCGCCTGAAGCTCCGCCCCGGTCGCCTTGTGCGTCTCGCCATCACCACGCAGGTAGACGTCACCGTTGACCAGTCCCTCGCCGTCGGCGAGGCAGGGCCAAATGCGACCCGTCGGCGGCTCGACGACGATCACAACAACATCCCGGCTCTCATCGACAGGAATGCGTTCGAAGTCCCACTCCGGGCCGTCAGCGCCAGTGAACTTCTGGACCTCCCTCGCCAGGTCCTTCGCCTCGAAGCCGGGAATGCCGGTGGTGGCTCCCTTTGAGACGCCCAGCAGCATCAGCGCGCAACCACCGAAACGCTTCGCAGCTCGCGCCGGATCGCGGTTGGCTGCCCCAAGCACCCACTTCGCGACCTTGTGTCGATCCTTTTTCACGTTCAGATCAACATCGGACTTCAGCTCGAGGAAATACCTCTCAACGCGGTCGTCCGAGGCAGTCGCCCACTCGACAAAGCGCGCCCACCCCATTTCGCCGGTCGGGAGCCGGGTCAAGTCAACGTTGGTCACTCTCGCGATTCAACCACCACGCAGCCGCCCGGAAGCGCGACTCCGACGCCGGGGACGCTCGGCCGCAAGCGGACACCCCGAGCTCGATCTGCTGCTCTCGTATACCGAAGCACCGTTCACCGCGAACTTCGCCACCAGAACCGTGCCGGCCGCATGCCGACGCCGACGCACCAAAAAACTGTGCGAACCTGTTGTCCTGGTACGGACGACCGTCTCTTCCTTGGCCCACGAATCTCCCAGCGCTCGACGGGCCATGCGAGTAACACGTCTCCAGCCGGTAGAGCCAATCTCATCGATTCTCTTCCGAGCGGCGCCAAGAATGCGACATCGGGTTGGGTGTGCCGTGATCAGAGTCATGCGTACCGTGCAAACTTGGCTTGTGGATCTCGAGCCCTTCCGGCCAGCGCCATGCGGCGCATTTGACGAAGGCGCAGCTGACATCTGTCGAGAGTGGATGGTCTAGCTCGGCGCCGCTGACGTCGTCCAAGCGACGGGTAACGCGCCGCTGTGATGCGACCTGTACGGCGACGGCTACGTCGCACGGGTCGACAACCGTCGCGGGAACACCGACGTCGACCTCGTCGAACGTGCCGCATTGGCTGCGGCCGCTGACGGCCGCACGCCCCTTTTTTCTTCATGCGTGGAGGGATCCGTCCAATAGCCCAGCAGCGCGCCGACCAGCTCGGCGTCGCGCTCTTTCGGTGCGGCTCCCACGACGGCACTCTCGACGGCGCCAACGCGCTCGGACGGGAACTTCGCGCGACCGGGTTGGCGCCTGGTCCCGGCATCGGTCGCGCGTCTATCGAAGGCTGAGGCCGCCATTACCTCTTGTCGGAAGAACGGTCGGCTCGCTTCCCTGATGCGCCCTCGCCGCACGGCTGAGCTCGTTCTGCGCCGCCGCACGCGATTTATCCATCGTCTCCTCGATGACTTGTCGCTGCATCATCTCAGCGAGCTGCGCGCGGGCAGACGCCCCGCTCGGCGCCACTAGGACGACTGTGTTGTCGCGCTTGCCTCGGGTGAGTCCGACGTATAGGCCGGCTGCATCGACGCCAGGACCTACGAGGGACCGGTCCGTCGTCTCGCCCTGGATGCCGTGCGCCGTGGTCGCGTAGCCGAGGTGAAGGTGGGCCGCCGCGTAGTCGTGTGTGATCTTGCGCGGTTCGAGTGAGTCCGAGGTGGACGCCAGTGTCACGTGGTCGCGACTGATTGCCTTGACCACCCAGTTCTGGCGGTTCTGAACATCGGACGTGCGGTCGTTGCGACGGGTCTGGACCACGTCGCCAATGAAGATGGCCTGCCCGCCCTGGCCGGCCGTCGAATGCTCGGCGCGAAGCTCGCCCGTCTCGAGACGGCGCATCTGAATCGCTTCGCTGATGACTTGCGCTTCGCTGTGCGTCGCGGCGACCAGAGCGAGGCTCTCGCCGCGGCGGCGACTTTCGAACCAGGCATCCGTCATCGCTTGCTGCGCTTCAACGTCGTTGTTGGCCAGCTTCACGTGCCCGGTTGTGACGAGCTCCTTCGCGACCGCCGCGGCTTCGTCGGCGCCGCGCGGGTCGCGCAGCCGCATGGTGAGATCCGCCCACGTGGGGTCGCTGTAGCGGTGGATCGTCGACAGCTCGACCTGGTTGGCCGCGCGGCTCCAGAAGAGCGCCATCGCTCCGGAGTGCCCGACGGGCAGCGCCTGAAGTTCGTCGCCGACGACGGCAACTCCGGCACCGGTTTGCTCGAGGACGTCGACGAGAGCGGATGCCGCCTCGAGATCGAGCATTCCGGCTTCATCGACGACGATGCGGTCGGTCGGGCGAATCGCGATCGTCGGGCCGCCGTAGACCGCGCCCGACTGCGGGTCGGTGTCGCCGGGCTGCAGGCGCGTCCACTTGGTCGCACCTGCCTCATCGGCCGCCCAGCGCCACCCGTAGTCGTGCAGCAGCTGGTGCAGCGACGACGAGGCGCTGCCAGTCTCGCGCCCGGCGACCGCGGCGGCCTTCTTCGTCGGCGCCACGATGATCGTATTGCGCCCCTGGCGGCGCAGCGCAGCGATCGCCACCTTGAGCATCGTCGTCTTGCCGGTGCCCGCCGGCCCGGAGATCGCGACGCTCCGCGCCGTGCCCGCGATCGCTGACGCGGCGTCGGCTTGGTTCAGGTCGAGGGCGCGAGCGGGGTCGAGCACGCCGGCGATCAGCCGGATTGATTCGAGGTTGAGCGGGATGCCCGGAGTCGACAGCGCCTCGACGCGGCGCGCGAGCGTCGCCTTGAGGACCGCAGTGTTGGTCCCCATGAGTCGCTTGACGTGGGCGGGAATGTCGGGCTCGCTCAGCAGGGTGACGGTGTGCGTCTTCACCGCGCTCCTGACGACCGCGCTGAGCAGCGCGTCGAGCTCGACCCGGTCGGCGACGGTGCCGGATGCCGCCACCGCACGGATGGCGCCAGCGCGGACATCCATGATGCTGAAGCGTCCGCCTGTGCCCGTCGAGCGAGCGTCGGCGTCGACGATCGCCTTCGCGGCAAGCAGGTCGAGATCGAGGTCGGCGATAGCCAGCTGACGGATGCCGGCAGCAGGCCGCGCCTTGTTGAGCCCACGGTCTGCTTCGGTGAGTTCGCGGCGGATGCGGGCGGCCCATTCGTCTTCGTCGAGCCGGCCCGGCTTGTCGGGGCGGCGAGCGGCCCAAGCCCACCGGTCGATCTGGTCGAGCACGGTTCGTGATGGCTCTTGCCCGGGGTGGCGCTCTTTCCACCAACGGGTTCGCTCGGCCTTGTTCGCTTCGATCTGCGCGGCGCGCTTCGAGAGCGGACGCACAAGGTGCGCCAGCTGCTCGATCTCGCCGTCATCGTTGAGTGTGAAGCCTTTGGCGGCGAGGGCCGTGAGCCAGGCGGGGTCGGTGCGGGCGGCGAGGTCGCCTTCGGCGTTGATGACGTTCTGGAAGCGCAGCGCCACTCGAGTGTCGAGGTTGGACCACCTGCCGTCTTCGCCCTGGACTTTGACGTTGAGCCACAGGTGGCGGTGCTTATGCGGGTCGAGCGACCGTGAGCGCTCGTGCTTGAGCTCGACGACTTCGATGCGTGCGAGGTCTTCGCGGATTGCGCCGGCGTGACCGCGCCGGGAGTTGAGTTCGACCTGCCACAGCTTGATGATCCGGTCGCGGAGGCGGTCTTGCAGATCCTCGTAGGCGGCGGCGAGTTCCCGGTCGAGCATCGCGGCGATGGAGAACGACTTCGGCGCGTTGATCGTGGCGTCGAGGATCAGGTCGGCTGTTGGCGATTCAAAGCGCGTGCCTCGCGGTTCTCCTGTCAACGGGTCGTTCCCGTCGATCCAATCGAGCAGCTGCGGGCGGGTGAGAAGATCGTCACGGATCGTGCCGTGCTCGACGACGTACCGGGTCATCACGGCATCGGCATAGTCCGCTGCGGCGAGCACGCCTTCAGCTGTGCGCGCAGTCAGGGTGGAGTCGCACACGCCCCCGAAGGCATAGGCGATCGCCTGCCTCACGCCTTGGGCGTGCTCGCCGCGTTTCCATCTGGCTATTCCGCCTCTCACACTTATTACTTGCACCAGTCGATGCGGTTCCGGCGCGCAAACGGCGCGCACTTCCACCCCGTGGTGCCTGCGTGCATTGTGCTGATCGCAGGTGGCAATGCCACGTCGTGGATTGACACAGCGATCCCGCGCTTGCCGCATGCAGGGTTGACCTGGGTCCTGCCTGATTTAGGCATTGACTTCGTCGC
Proteins encoded in this window:
- a CDS encoding AlbA family DNA-binding domain-containing protein, with the protein product MVDSEATRQPYCFDVSFTALHRALGLPPGPLTNDVLDAAVSAQVVETHDLDWKSELPPVSGISQTDVPKDVAAMANSGGGVIIYGVRESQKAATERIDAGEFTEIHERAYRSAAVTAISPPIFGLEIHRLGEDPHAVAVVVPPSIDGPHLIYKNDLFGAPIRNDADTAWMKERQIEAMYRARFDERLHVTQATDSLYAEAAGYHDTSAHALFVAVATPRIPNVSHRLSRDDARRIYRDAQKIALTYSRNVGVHPLEKIEILNPRTGLRRWVADTAPTGEANWQEARASVHHDGSVSLVAAVGGHRKTATEYFGGHEVEARGIECAVADFSALVRAASSVSDLSEYDVRVGIEWSGIGDLRFLENDAQGNAFDSTARALRIFSPVRTTLIASESARDFHGQVYQLAEDCVNQAGISHLHVLDPVPEEE
- a CDS encoding helicase associated domain-containing protein, with product MVKLLNCEQVRCLRARASAANSSSTCAGQRGASDPVFAEWEEQARCVVAFTEEHRASPTRTPSDRQTFALGEWLKKQRVRAREGTLVPERRHWLNENLPGWEGATYDDRFRG
- a CDS encoding AAA family ATPase, whose product is MRQAIAYAFGGVCDSTLTARTAEGVLAAADYADAVMTRYVVEHGTIRDDLLTRPQLLDWIDGNDPLTGEPRGTRFESPTADLILDATINAPKSFSIAAMLDRELAAAYEDLQDRLRDRIIKLWQVELNSRRGHAGAIREDLARIEVVELKHERSRSLDPHKHRHLWLNVKVQGEDGRWSNLDTRVALRFQNVINAEGDLAARTDPAWLTALAAKGFTLNDDGEIEQLAHLVRPLSKRAAQIEANKAERTRWWKERHPGQEPSRTVLDQIDRWAWAARRPDKPGRLDEDEWAARIRRELTEADRGLNKARPAAGIRQLAIADLDLDLLAAKAIVDADARSTGTGGRFSIMDVRAGAIRAVAASGTVADRVELDALLSAVVRSAVKTHTVTLLSEPDIPAHVKRLMGTNTAVLKATLARRVEALSTPGIPLNLESIRLIAGVLDPARALDLNQADAASAIAGTARSVAISGPAGTGKTTMLKVAIAALRRQGRNTIIVAPTKKAAAVAGRETGSASSSLHQLLHDYGWRWAADEAGATKWTRLQPGDTDPQSGAVYGGPTIAIRPTDRIVVDEAGMLDLEAASALVDVLEQTGAGVAVVGDELQALPVGHSGAMALFWSRAANQVELSTIHRYSDPTWADLTMRLRDPRGADEAAAVAKELVTTGHVKLANNDVEAQQAMTDAWFESRRRGESLALVAATHSEAQVISEAIQMRRLETGELRAEHSTAGQGGQAIFIGDVVQTRRNDRTSDVQNRQNWVVKAISRDHVTLASTSDSLEPRKITHDYAAAHLHLGYATTAHGIQGETTDRSLVGPGVDAAGLYVGLTRGKRDNTVVLVAPSGASARAQLAEMMQRQVIEETMDKSRAAAQNELSRAARAHQGSEPTVLPTRGNGGLSLR
- a CDS encoding single-stranded DNA-binding protein encodes the protein MSTRVPITIEGNLVADPTFAESTNGTKLAKFTVAVTDRKLEDGKWVDGETQFHRVTAFGRLAENVRASLTKGDSVLVSGNLEFRHWVDEHTGEARSSTEVVADAVGPSLRYNRVEVARRPSIDGAAPAGPVLQPPPSPGASASVAQ
- a CDS encoding DUF3892 domain-containing protein, yielding MSIEITHVRYGSTVKTHETIVRYKWKGIEDGKVGENDKLSLVTWIDSEGGKAFVGSGANRVQVGVVHPTVGQAYLRTHADGKWTNNLLDLPTF
- a CDS encoding restriction endonuclease; the encoded protein is MPSASELVRKDRACIGTSAAGTVLRNYRNLSDHDFELLVADLLRAESGHQYEVFARGPDLGVDLRRLDADERLHIVQCKQMADSTFPQLNAAARSEAAKVARLLPSPDSYRLVTSRRLTAGNKHTLRATLSPWIARDDQILGEDDLELLLNQHPEVERAHLKLWLSSRAQLEQVIHSGTWQRSRALLEDIRRDLPLLVDTGAFNTAHDRLNTERVLVISGPPGIGKTTLARMLVADAVAAGYEPVELSSDVSEGFEVLDTTRKQIFVYDDFLGSNFLHSRLTKNEDRRLASFMRSCRASANSLFILTTREHILNQALSWYEALDAAEVPIHTLLLELSAYTRYERAQILYNHLWFSPLRARGELTSLVADSAYLRIVDHPNYTPRLIEHIARATEESAEQETTLDRAIELLDHPDRIWAHAFEHELDADCRDIVLLVSSFPYSVHPSELEPALQRLATSRGRELAHGALHSALRVLDDAFLESHKDEYAPAVSVSLINPSVADFAASWLRQNPRDALLLINETTYFEQLDWLRAAVMLAAEPAQRVALESALCAAIVRCFSIHPADGERFRPNRRAVHFWRISPEVRVQFAVMVGRELSTPNPTYDTWLKQMWQAAVKRWQSGTVGDMEVALELLAEVPERDREIAAAADALVYAADSADDWRSIGDCLEDEPGLITTPRETIAALFETWVNYKLMVPDEILDEDVFAELETLAEDLGVDCSGSLWAEAHDEILRRPDIEDTYIPPHPMTRTEQSDAARIDVLFAHFDLL